TTTTTTTAAATATTATTAATCTTATCATTAAGTGGTCATGTATGTATATCATTCTTGTGTACGACATATCAACATTGACGTCAGCAGGGCGCAACCGCCTTCCAAAAGTTCTGACCAAGTGCAGGCAATATTTACATCATACCCAAAAGTCGGTATTTGAAGGCGAAATAACAGAATCAAAGTTGTTTACCTTAANNNNNAAGTNATTTGCTTTAAAACAGGAGATAGCAAGGCTGATAAATGATAAAGAGGATTATGTTGTGATATATCAGCTGCCTCAAAAAACAGTTTTAGAAAGAGAAAATATTGGAATAGATTTTGATCCAACTGATAGAATTATATAAAGAGTTGACAAAAATATAAAAAATTAGTTAAAATGCACTACTGAAGGTTCGAGAAACTTATACTTTAGCTGATTATCATATTTTATAATAATAACCCATAATAGCCGTAGAATGACGGGTTTAAGCTTCCAATAGTGGGATTTAAAGGGTGATAAAAATGATCAAATGATAATGCGACATACAGTTTAAGCTTCCAATAGTGGGATTTAAAGCACTGGGGTATATGCTGTTTCTCGTTTATATCGAGGTTTAAGCTTCCAATAGTGGGATTTAAAGCTGGAGTACGATAGGTTCGTTTGATCGATATCCTGGTTTAAGCTTCCAATAGTGGGATTTAAACTATACCCCCCTCATAATTTTTCTAAATTTTTTGATTGTGTTTAAGCTTCCAATAGTGGGATTATGAAGGTTAAAATTTTTAAATCTCACATATTAAGAAAATAATTTTTGTAGAAAAGGCTATTACATACCACTTTTTATTTCCTAATGTATCTTCTCTTTCTTCAATAAGATATTTTGCAATTCATCTTGGGTAAATGTGTATTCTTTTTTGCAAAATACGCAGGTAATATGAGCTCCATGGTCTTTTTCAATCATATCTTCTAATTCATGCTTTTCTACCGATTCAAGTATTGTTGCTAATAGTTCTTTTGTGCACCTGCACCTGTGTTTCAACAGTATTTGGCCAAGCTCTTTTATTTCTTTGCCAATAAGCTCTTCAATGGTGTCTTTGAGTGTATGCTCTTCTTCCAGATGTTTATCCAATGAAAAACCGTTTTGCAATTTGTTTTCAATTATTTCAATAACAGAAGTTGGTGTACTAGGAAATGTTTGTATTAATATCCCGCCCGAGCGGTTTATATCACCTTGCTTGTTGCAATTCACTGTAAGTATGAGTGCCGAAGGTATTTGCTCTGATTCAAGTAAGTAGTACGCAATGTCCTTTGCA
The Spirochaetota bacterium DNA segment above includes these coding regions:
- the cas2 gene encoding CRISPR-associated endonuclease Cas2; its protein translation is MYIILVYDISTLTSAGRNRLPKVLTKCRQYLHHTQKSVFEGEITESKLFTLXXKXFALKQEIARLINDKEDYVVIYQLPQKTVLERENIGIDFDPTDRII
- a CDS encoding Hsp33 family molecular chaperone HslO; this translates as MEDNCSIRYICQEYNLRIYATLTKGLLQELITIHNTTPHATIAFGRTLNAAVLLAASSIKPDSNDTLSINISCSGPLKEILVQVDGKGNVRGFVGNPFVDNELQSDTLNISKALGAGVITVTRDLGLREPYKSVSPIIYGDIAKDIAYYLLESEQIPSALILTVNCNKQGDINRSGGILIQTFPSTPTSVIEIIENKLQNGFSLDKHLEEEHTLKDTIEELIGKEIKELGQILLKHRCRCTKELLATILESVEKHELEDMIEKDHGAHITCVFCKKEYTFTQDELQNILLKKEKIH